GGGCGGTGATCTTCGGCTATCTGGGCGTGGCGGTGATGGTCATGCGGCAGGCGGACCTGTTCGCCCTGTTCGAGTCCCGTTTCAGTGGGTTCGAGGGGGGCGGGCAAGGGGGTGGCCGGCATATGGTACTGCTGGACACCAGCGCCATCATTGACGGCCGCATCGCCGATATCAGCCGCACCGGCTTCATCACCGGCGTCATCACAGTACCGCGCTTTGTGCTGGCGGAACTTCAACACATCGCTGATTCGCCGGACCCCCTGCGCCGCAACCGCGGCCGGCGCGGCCTGGAGATGCTCAACAAGCTCCAGAAGGATTCGGTGGTCCCCATCCGCATCACCGATATGGATGTGGAAGGCACCCGCGAGGTGGACGACAAGCTCATCCTGCTGGCCAAGAAGTATCACTGTCCCATCATCACCAACGATTACAATCTCAACCGGGTGGCCGAGCTGCAGGGGGTCACCGTGCTGAACATCAACGAACTGGCCAACGCCGTCAAGTCGGTCATCTTGCCCGGGGAGACGATGCAGGTGCACATCATCCAGGAGGGCAAGGAGGTGGACCAGGGCGTGGGATACCTAGATGACGGCACGATGGTGGTGGTGGAGAACGGCAAGCATTATATTAATCAGACCATCACGGTGATGGTGACCAAGGTTCTGCAGACGGCCGCCGGCCGCATGCTGTTCGCCACACCGCAGGTGAACGGTTAGTGCGCATAATTTGGGAGATTCGGGGGGCATGACGATTATCACGGTCTCGCGCCAGATGGGCGCGGGGGCGGATTTGGTGATCGCCGGCGTGGCAAAGGCTCTGGAATTACAGGTCGTTGACAGGGCGCTGATCGGCCGCGCCGCGCTGGCCGCCGGCGTGCCGGAGGTCGTCTTCGAGGAGCTGACCTACGAGGGACAGCGGGGGCTGGTACAGCGCATGATTGAGCTGATGGGCATACTGGCCGCCGGCGGCGTGCGCCCCTCCCAGGAACCTCCCACGGAGAGCGTCAGCCCCTGGGCGCTTCCCTTCGGAGGGGCGTTCGCCGCGGCCTTCCCTTCCGCCCGCGATACGGCGGCCAGCCTGGAGCGGTATGTGCAGGTCATCGGAATGGTGGTCCGCGATCTGGCGGAGCAGGGGAACGTGCTCATCGTCGGGATGGGCGGCCAGGCCATCTTGCGGGATGACCCGCGTGCCGTGCACGTGCAAATCCTGGCCTCGTTTGAGGACCGTCTGCGCCGGGTGATGGAGCGGGACAGGTGTTCGCGCGGGGAGGCTCTGCGCCGGCTGAGGGCCAGCGACGAAGCGCGCGGCCAGTACCTGCGCCGGCACTACGGCGTGGATTGGATGGACCCGACCCTGTATCACTTGGTGTTGAACACCTCGAAGCTGGGGACGGCCGGCGCCGTGCGCGCCATCGTGGCGGTGGCGCGACACTGGCAGGCGGGCGGTATGGCAGTGGAGCGGGACAGCGGCCAGCCCGCCGGCGGCCCCGAAGGAGACGAGACGGATGGCATCTGAAGGTACCGTGCGGGTGCGCTTTGCGCCCAGCCCCACCGGCCGGCCGCACCTGGGCAACATGCGCACCGCACTGTTCAACTGGTTATTTGCCCGCTCCCAGGGCGGTGCTTTCGTCCTGCGCATCGAGGACACGGACCAGACGCGCCGCATCGAGGGGGCGGTCGAGGCCATATATGAGAGCCTGCGCTGGCTCGGCCTGGATTGGGACGAAGGCCCGGATGTGGGCGGCCCCTATGGGCCGTATGTGCAGTCGGAACGACTGGCGTTGTACCAGGAATGGGCGCGCTATCTGATCGAGCATGATAAGGCATATTACTGCTACTGTTCCAGCGAGCGGCTGGAGCAGATGCGGGCGGAGCAGTTAGCCCGCGGCGTGCCGCCGCGCTACGACCGGCGCTGTCGCAATCTGACCGCCGAGGAGCGCCGCGCCCTGGAGGCACAGGGCATTCAGCCGGTCATTCGCTTTAAGACGCCCACCTCCGGCAAAACGGAATATACCGACCTGCTGTTGGGGAAGCGCCAGGTGCGCAACGCCACCCTGGATGACTTCATCCTGATGAAATCGGACGGCTTCCCCACCTATCACCTGGCCAATATCGTGGATGACCATTTCATGCGCATCACACACGTCATGCGGGCGGATGAATGGCTTCCCAGCCTGCCGCGGCATATCCTGCTGTACCAGGCCTTTGGATGGGAGCCGCCGGCCTTCATCCACCTGCCGCTCATCGTCAATAAGGAGCGGAAGAAGCTCAGCAAGCGCGATGGGGACATGGAGCTGGACTGGTACCGCCGGCAGGGCTACCTGCCCGAGGCCGTGGCCAACTTCCTGGCACTCATGGGCTGGACGCCGGGCACCGGCAGTGAGCTGATGACGCTGGATGAGATGGTGCGCCACTTCTCGCTGGAACGGCTGTCCCGAAGCCCGGCGGTGTTTGACCTGGAGCGCCTGGCCTGGTTCAACCGCCAGCATCTCAAGCGCCGGCCGCTGGCTGATATTGTGGCGCTGTGCCGGCCGTACCTGCGGGAGGCCTTCGGCGCCGAGACGGCCTGGCGGCCGGACTGCGGCTTCCCCGACCCGGAGGCATGGCTGGCCGCCCTGGTGGAAGCGGTCTATGAGGAGCTGGCCTGTCTGTCCGAGATCACGGACGCAGTGCGCTTTGTCTTCGCGGATGTCCCGCTGGAGCCGGACGCCCAACAGGTGCTGGCGGAGCCGGCCGCCGGCGTTGTCCTGGCGGAGTTCGACCAGCGCCTGCGCCGGCTGGCGGACCTGCGGCCGGAGAGCGTCCAGCAGATGCTGGCGGAACTGCGGGGTGCGCTGAAAGCATCGCACGGGCTGGCCGGCCGGCAGGTCATGTTCCCCCTGCGCGCCGCGCTCACCGGCCGCCTGCACGGCCCCCA
The DNA window shown above is from Anaerolineae bacterium and carries:
- a CDS encoding PIN domain nuclease, whose translation is MSFEFFLRLVGMIAFGIIGWQVGFILGGSQPSSLPYIIVLSLAGAALGLLVTPYFTTRPFRAVRRAIRQMPAHQLTAGVIGLVVGLIIAALLALPLSLLPAPFGQILPFVGAVIFGYLGVAVMVMRQADLFALFESRFSGFEGGGQGGGRHMVLLDTSAIIDGRIADISRTGFITGVITVPRFVLAELQHIADSPDPLRRNRGRRGLEMLNKLQKDSVVPIRITDMDVEGTREVDDKLILLAKKYHCPIITNDYNLNRVAELQGVTVLNINELANAVKSVILPGETMQVHIIQEGKEVDQGVGYLDDGTMVVVENGKHYINQTITVMVTKVLQTAAGRMLFATPQVNG
- a CDS encoding cytidylate kinase-like family protein, giving the protein MTIITVSRQMGAGADLVIAGVAKALELQVVDRALIGRAALAAGVPEVVFEELTYEGQRGLVQRMIELMGILAAGGVRPSQEPPTESVSPWALPFGGAFAAAFPSARDTAASLERYVQVIGMVVRDLAEQGNVLIVGMGGQAILRDDPRAVHVQILASFEDRLRRVMERDRCSRGEALRRLRASDEARGQYLRRHYGVDWMDPTLYHLVLNTSKLGTAGAVRAIVAVARHWQAGGMAVERDSGQPAGGPEGDETDGI
- a CDS encoding glutamate--tRNA ligase, which produces MASEGTVRVRFAPSPTGRPHLGNMRTALFNWLFARSQGGAFVLRIEDTDQTRRIEGAVEAIYESLRWLGLDWDEGPDVGGPYGPYVQSERLALYQEWARYLIEHDKAYYCYCSSERLEQMRAEQLARGVPPRYDRRCRNLTAEERRALEAQGIQPVIRFKTPTSGKTEYTDLLLGKRQVRNATLDDFILMKSDGFPTYHLANIVDDHFMRITHVMRADEWLPSLPRHILLYQAFGWEPPAFIHLPLIVNKERKKLSKRDGDMELDWYRRQGYLPEAVANFLALMGWTPGTGSELMTLDEMVRHFSLERLSRSPAVFDLERLAWFNRQHLKRRPLADIVALCRPYLREAFGAETAWRPDCGFPDPEAWLAALVEAVYEELACLSEITDAVRFVFADVPLEPDAQQVLAEPAAGVVLAEFDQRLRRLADLRPESVQQMLAELRGALKASHGLAGRQVMFPLRAALTGRLHGPQLHLVIALLGRERCLERVARVRNALAERR